Part of the Varibaculum massiliense genome is shown below.
ACTGGTAGGAATAGCAGGCAGCGGGTGGTTTTTTGCATCCCAATTTCTGCCATATAATCCAACGCATTCAATATTAAACTGCTGGCATTGCGTTGGGTGATAATAGTGCCTTTGGGATGCCCAGTAGTTCCGGAAGTATAAATAATGGTGGCAATAGTATCCCCGGTGATTTGGGCGTTATAAGAGTCAATAACTGCCGGAGCGATTTGCCGACCCGCCTCAATAATGGTGAGTAAATCTCCGGCTGCCAGTGAAAATATCCGGCATTTTTGGTCTGCACGCGTCGCTACTGCCTGGATTAGTTCCTGAGAGGACTGGTTAGCGGCAATTGCATAACGAATATCGGAGTCCTGTAAGATCCATTCGATTTGCGCGGCAGAGTCGGTTTCGTAAATCGGAACGGTAATAATCCCAATGGCTAGCGCTGCCATATCAATCAAGGTCCACTCATAGGAGGTAGGACCGTGCAAGGCTAAGCGGTCGCCAGGTTTTAGACCAATCCCCAGGAGCCCGCGAGATACGGAACTAATTTCGTCCCAGAATTCGCCAGCAGAGACTTTGCGCCATTGTTCCCCCAGCATGGTTTTTTGTTCAATAACCGTTTGGTTAGGGTTTTGGGTAACGCGACGGCGAAACAGGGAAACAATATTGTCGTGTTCAGAGCGGATATGGGTTGCCGGCATGGAAAACTCTTTTAATTTACCGGGAGTGTCCCCGGCTACCGCAATTGTTCCGGGGGGAAAACTAAATCCCTTGTCTGCTTCCACGGGTTTCTCCTTAAACCGTTTAATCATAACTTTAGTTTATCCTAAGTTACTTCCGTACTTTCTTGGGGGGAGGGGTGCCGAGCACCGCATCCTGCGTGGTAACCTGCAGGTCGGATTGTTGATTTACCTCAACTTTTACCGTACCGGTTAGGGAGGCAGCCGCATCGAGATCAGCGCGTACCGTCGGCAGATTTTCCGCTGACCAATCATCGGCATAAACAATAGTTACCTGCTCGAATGGGGTGCGCTGTCCCACTTTGGCTTCCGACTTTACCTTACGGAGCACGCTCAGCGTGTCGCCGGCCAATTTCAAAAGATGTGCATCTCCTGCGGCGGCGTGCAGAGCCGGGGTAACCTGCGGCCAAGGAGCTGTATGGACGGAACCGGTACGGTACCAAGACCAAACTTCTTCTGCCGCATAAGGCAGGAACGGCGCCAGCAGCCGGGTGACGTTATCGACCACAATCGCCAGGGCACTGCGGGCAGAATCTTGCACGTCCTGCTCCCAATTCCCGGCAAAATTATGGGCGCGATCTTTAACCAGCTCAAGGTAGTTATCGCAAAAATCCCAGAAGAAAGACTCGGTTTGCTCTAGGGCGCGGGTGTGGTCATAGTTATCAAAAGCGGTGGTAGCCCCGGTAATAACTTCGTTTAGACGGGCAATCACCGCTTTGTCCAAGGGAGTGGTTACCTTTGCGGGGTCAAGACGTAGCCCCGCGTCCTCGGTCATCGAAAGCGCAAACTTGGAGGCGTTGAGCAGTTTCATCGCTAGGCGCCGCCCAATCTTCATCTGCGCTTCCTCAAACGCAGTATCGGTACCCAGGCGAGCGGCAGCCGCCCAATAGCGCACCGAGTCCGATCCGTGCTTTTCTAGCAGCCCCATGGGGGTAACTACATTGCCCTTAGACTTCGACATCTTCTTGCGATCCGGATCCAGAATCCAGCCGGAAATCGCGGCGTTCTTAAAGGGCAGAGCCCCGAATTCTAAGTGGGCACGCACTACGGTAGAGAACAGCCAGGTGCGGATAATATCTTGACCTTGAGGACGCACATCCATGGGGTAGACCCGCTTAAAGAGGTCTTCATCTCGCAGCCAGCCGCCGGCAATCTGGGGAGTTAGGGAAGAGGTCGCCCAGGTGTCCAAAATATCTACTTCCGCGGCGAACCCGCCGGCTTTGCCGCGTTGCTCCGCGGTGAAGCCGGCGGGAACATCGCTGGTGGGATCAATCGGAAGGGCTTCCTCGGCAGGCATAATCACTTGGTCATAATCGATTTCGCCATTCTGGTCAATGCGGTACCAAAGCGGAATCGGTACCCCGAAGAAGCGCTGACGCGAAACCAACCAGTCATTATGCAGACCATGTACCCAATTGGAGTAGCGTACCTTCATAAAATCGGGATGGAATTTAAGTTCCTCGCCGCGTGCTAGCAGCTCACTATTGAGGTTGTCGCGGTGTCCGGTCAAAGTGTAGTCACTGCCCCCATTGCGGATATACCATTGCCGGGACATCACGATTTCCAGAGGGCGGTCGCCTTTTTCAAAGAAATTGGTTTGCCGCATAGTTTTTTGCGGTTCCCCTTGTAACTCTCCGCTTTCTTTCAGGGCATCCACTACGATTTGCCGGGCAGAGAAAGTAGTCTTCCCGCGGATAGCATCCATAAGTTCAATACCTGCCGGATCGGTAATCCAATCAGTCGGCTCGTGAGTAATCCGGCCATCTTTCGCCAGAATCACCCGGGTAGGTAGGTCGAGTTCACGCCACCACTGAACATCGGTGACATCACCGAAAGTACAGCACATAGCGATGCCGGCACCCTTATCCATTTCGGCTGCCGGGTGCGCCAATACCGGAACCTCTACGTTAAAGCCGGGACTAGTAACGGTTTTACCAA
Proteins encoded:
- the valS gene encoding valine--tRNA ligase, producing the protein MSNPHDHRDLTNLNLPAPQVPQRVSVDGLEERWAKIWEEQQVYAFDRDAQRSEVFSIDTPPPTASGSLHVGHVFSYTHTDCLARYQRMRGKAVFYPMGWDDNGLPTERRAQNYYGVRCDPTLPYDPDFVPPHHGDSKSVKARDQVPISRKNFIELCEQLTKEDEKSFEALWRRLGLSVDWKHQYQTISKDSQKVAQTAFLRNLKRGEAYQSAAPGLWDVTFQTAVAQAELEARDYPGFYHALAFHLPDGEDVVIETTRPELLAACCCLVAHPDDQRYQHLFGKTVTSPGFNVEVPVLAHPAAEMDKGAGIAMCCTFGDVTDVQWWRELDLPTRVILAKDGRITHEPTDWITDPAGIELMDAIRGKTTFSARQIVVDALKESGELQGEPQKTMRQTNFFEKGDRPLEIVMSRQWYIRNGGSDYTLTGHRDNLNSELLARGEELKFHPDFMKVRYSNWVHGLHNDWLVSRQRFFGVPIPLWYRIDQNGEIDYDQVIMPAEEALPIDPTSDVPAGFTAEQRGKAGGFAAEVDILDTWATSSLTPQIAGGWLRDEDLFKRVYPMDVRPQGQDIIRTWLFSTVVRAHLEFGALPFKNAAISGWILDPDRKKMSKSKGNVVTPMGLLEKHGSDSVRYWAAAARLGTDTAFEEAQMKIGRRLAMKLLNASKFALSMTEDAGLRLDPAKVTTPLDKAVIARLNEVITGATTAFDNYDHTRALEQTESFFWDFCDNYLELVKDRAHNFAGNWEQDVQDSARSALAIVVDNVTRLLAPFLPYAAEEVWSWYRTGSVHTAPWPQVTPALHAAAGDAHLLKLAGDTLSVLRKVKSEAKVGQRTPFEQVTIVYADDWSAENLPTVRADLDAAASLTGTVKVEVNQQSDLQVTTQDAVLGTPPPKKVRK